One Fuerstiella marisgermanici DNA window includes the following coding sequences:
- a CDS encoding ThuA domain-containing protein, which produces MFRTRSLWSVLFLALLCSTADAQPKAAPLKGLLITGGCCHDYENQKRIITEGLSQRVNIVWDIVHEGGTGREHKVSVYEEPGWAKKYDVIFHNECFGGVVDDKFVQAIAAAHHEGVPAIFVHCSLHSYRDAPVAADAWRELIGVTSRRHEGKRPLSVKTVNDDHPVMKGFPAEWPTPNGELYKIEKVWPNCIPLAQAFGEDTKQDHTVIWLNTFGRARVFGTSLGHHNETMNNNVWLDVVARGLLWTVDRLQPNGKPMKGYEGSGVKPIVLAEKRAAPVPDPVSTKPAAR; this is translated from the coding sequence ATGTTCCGTACCCGTTCTTTGTGGTCCGTGCTGTTTTTGGCACTGTTGTGCTCCACAGCCGACGCTCAGCCCAAGGCGGCACCGCTGAAAGGCCTGCTGATCACTGGTGGCTGCTGTCACGATTACGAAAATCAAAAGCGGATCATCACGGAAGGGCTCAGCCAGCGAGTCAACATCGTGTGGGACATCGTTCATGAAGGCGGCACCGGCCGTGAACACAAAGTTTCCGTGTACGAAGAACCAGGCTGGGCAAAGAAGTACGACGTCATCTTCCACAACGAATGCTTCGGCGGCGTTGTTGATGACAAATTCGTACAAGCAATCGCGGCCGCTCACCACGAAGGCGTGCCAGCCATCTTTGTACACTGTTCATTGCACAGCTATCGAGACGCTCCCGTCGCGGCCGATGCGTGGCGAGAATTAATCGGAGTCACCTCACGACGCCACGAAGGCAAGCGACCTTTGAGCGTGAAAACGGTTAACGATGACCACCCCGTGATGAAGGGCTTTCCAGCAGAATGGCCCACGCCGAACGGTGAACTGTACAAGATTGAAAAGGTGTGGCCGAACTGTATTCCATTGGCACAGGCCTTCGGCGAGGACACGAAGCAAGACCACACGGTCATCTGGCTGAACACGTTCGGCCGCGCTCGAGTGTTCGGGACATCGTTGGGACATCACAACGAAACAATGAATAACAACGTCTGGCTGGATGTTGTAGCTCGTGGCTTGTTGTGGACGGTCGATCGACTTCAGCCCAATGGCAAGCCGATGAAGGGCTACGAAGGCAGCGGTGTGAAGCCGATTGTCCTGGCAGAAAAGCGAGCCGCGCCGGTCCCGGATCCCGTGTCAACGAAGCCAGCCGCACGTTAA
- a CDS encoding Minf_1886 family protein codes for MKTARTYTKSRIYHQNAYDFVFAALRHAQEKLGRDRTDHTTGHVCGRELLEGIAELAKDHFGLLAITVLADWGVHGTEDIGKMVFELIESGEMRKTEDDHLEDFVDVYDFHKVFVDDYQVDTTTAFSRN; via the coding sequence ATGAAAACTGCACGCACGTACACCAAATCGCGAATTTATCATCAAAACGCGTACGACTTCGTGTTTGCCGCACTGCGGCACGCTCAGGAAAAGTTGGGGCGAGATCGAACGGATCACACGACGGGACACGTTTGCGGCCGTGAGTTGCTGGAAGGCATCGCAGAGCTTGCGAAAGACCACTTCGGACTTCTGGCGATTACAGTGTTGGCCGATTGGGGCGTGCACGGAACCGAAGATATCGGCAAGATGGTTTTCGAATTGATCGAATCCGGCGAAATGCGAAAGACAGAAGACGATCATCTGGAAGACTTCGTCGACGTGTACGATTTTCATAAGGTGTTCGTCGACGACTACCAGGTGGACACGACCACCGCTTTCAGCCGCAATTAG
- a CDS encoding PSP1 domain-containing protein, with the protein MSTDLQETSTPPPANDEPPKFVVRYGSMRHLGEFASKRQHAIKRGLDVVVRTDRGVEFGIVLCEANGKTNEYLGDNVRTGRILRIASDEDRRSLQEVSEREKTFFAEAGRMIAEQRMQMQLVDVEQVFGGERIVFYYLAEKRVDFRELVKGMAREFNARIEMRQIGVRDEARLLADYGDCGKPVCCNTHLREMPPVSMKMAKLQKATLDPNKISGRCGRLKCCLRYEYDTYEAHRKELPKIGATVVTREGQGRVIAQELLVRKLLVSFADGRRVMTDADDILTVVSGGNRGRKEASETEANQNTE; encoded by the coding sequence ATGTCCACCGATCTTCAGGAAACATCCACGCCGCCACCGGCCAACGATGAACCACCAAAATTCGTGGTGCGTTATGGTTCGATGAGGCACCTCGGCGAATTCGCGTCCAAACGCCAGCACGCGATCAAACGTGGTCTGGACGTCGTCGTGCGAACGGATCGCGGCGTGGAATTCGGAATTGTCCTGTGCGAAGCCAACGGTAAAACAAACGAATACCTTGGCGACAATGTTCGCACCGGACGCATTCTAAGAATTGCGTCGGACGAAGATCGTCGGTCACTGCAGGAAGTGTCTGAACGTGAAAAGACGTTCTTCGCAGAAGCAGGTCGCATGATCGCCGAACAACGCATGCAGATGCAGTTGGTCGACGTCGAACAGGTTTTCGGCGGGGAGCGAATTGTTTTCTATTACCTTGCGGAAAAACGAGTCGATTTCCGTGAACTGGTTAAGGGAATGGCTCGCGAGTTCAACGCCCGCATCGAGATGCGACAAATCGGCGTGCGGGACGAAGCGAGGCTGCTTGCCGATTACGGAGACTGCGGCAAACCGGTGTGCTGTAACACGCATCTGCGGGAAATGCCTCCCGTGTCGATGAAGATGGCCAAGTTACAGAAAGCGACACTGGATCCGAACAAAATTTCCGGACGCTGCGGACGTTTGAAATGTTGTTTGAGATACGAATACGACACATACGAAGCTCACCGAAAAGAGCTGCCGAAGATCGGCGCAACAGTGGTCACCCGTGAGGGGCAGGGGAGGGTAATCGCGCAGGAGTTGCTTGTTCGTAAGCTACTTGTCAGTTTTGCAGACGGTCGCCGCGTGATGACAGATGCCGACGATATTTTGACCGTGGTTTCTGGTGGAAATCGCGGCAGGAAAGAGGCTTCAGAAACCGAAGCAAATCAAAATACAGAATAG
- the holB gene encoding DNA polymerase III subunit delta', with product MIKTWEQLKGHSEQRELFRRSLQRGRLSHAYVLAGPEGIGKRQFARLMANSVFCREYELSELQVCGECRACRGFAAGTWPDFIEIGVPAGKNVIPISLIAGETTDGKRGREGLCYELSVSPQASDRRVAVINDAGLMNTESANALLKTLEEPPAHSLILLVCDNPDTLLPTIRSRCQIVRFFPLNEADVQEILLAEEIVESPEEAASIASLCEGSLETARQLLHPELRKLKATVARQLNQMEGMKPLEVAASVTAGIEEMSSNTPEQRQNAQWLLRFVADAIRARLQGLAGGDLSDPLTQRLGARNGVDLLAPMLDRTLAASRQVDGMSPVKLVMEALFDELARMIRQAMKRA from the coding sequence ATGATCAAAACCTGGGAACAGCTCAAGGGCCACAGCGAGCAGCGTGAACTGTTTCGGCGATCGCTGCAGCGCGGGCGGTTGTCTCATGCGTACGTGCTGGCCGGGCCGGAAGGGATCGGAAAGCGGCAGTTTGCTCGGTTGATGGCCAACAGCGTCTTCTGTCGGGAATATGAACTCAGCGAATTGCAGGTGTGCGGCGAATGTCGAGCGTGTCGCGGATTCGCGGCTGGCACGTGGCCGGATTTCATCGAAATCGGCGTGCCCGCTGGGAAGAACGTCATTCCGATCAGCCTGATCGCCGGTGAAACGACCGACGGCAAACGCGGCCGCGAAGGTTTGTGCTACGAACTTTCGGTGTCGCCTCAGGCATCGGATCGCCGAGTCGCCGTGATTAACGACGCCGGGCTGATGAACACCGAAAGTGCGAATGCACTGCTTAAAACGCTGGAAGAACCGCCCGCACATTCGCTGATTCTACTGGTCTGCGATAACCCGGACACGCTGCTGCCCACCATTCGGTCTCGCTGCCAGATCGTGCGATTCTTCCCGCTAAACGAAGCGGACGTGCAGGAAATTTTGCTGGCCGAAGAAATTGTGGAATCGCCCGAAGAAGCCGCATCGATCGCGTCGCTGTGCGAAGGCAGCCTTGAGACGGCTCGGCAACTGCTGCACCCGGAACTCCGCAAGCTCAAAGCCACCGTGGCGCGGCAGTTAAATCAAATGGAAGGCATGAAGCCGCTGGAAGTCGCCGCCAGCGTGACGGCAGGCATTGAAGAGATGTCTTCGAATACGCCGGAACAGCGGCAGAACGCTCAGTGGCTGCTAAGATTCGTGGCCGACGCCATTCGTGCTCGGCTGCAGGGGCTGGCTGGCGGAGACCTGTCTGATCCGCTGACGCAACGGCTGGGAGCTCGCAACGGAGTCGATCTGCTGGCTCCGATGCTGGACCGAACACTCGCCGCATCGCGGCAGGTCGACGGCATGTCGCCGGTCAAGCTTGTGATGGAAGCTTTGTTCGACGAACTGGCTCGGATGATTCGCCAGGCGATGAAGCGGGCGTAA
- the trpE gene encoding anthranilate synthase component I → MPVVNHPSAEDFREYATQARFVPVFRQLTADTLTPVTAYQRLCDGEWSFLFESVVGGERIGRYSFVGSNPFLSITAWDKRVQIRTANGVDKEWDSEDPLKDLDKLLEDYKCVPVLGLPRFCGGAVGFAGYDVIRYTENLPNVPEDDRQLPDLCFAMYDGMVVFDHIRKVVLAVALADTQTATPDEARAAAEKRLEEICNRLAVGSDSVQLTDIDLTIEPELQTESNFTQSHFEACVDKCREYIKAGDIFQVVFSQRLRHESEAKPLDVYRSLRMVNPSPFMFLVKTPELHLVGSSPEIMVRVEDGETTIRPLAGTRPRGRTEQEDRELAEELLADPKERAEHVMLIDLARNDVGRVAKFGSVELNDVMVVERYSHVMHITSNVIGQLRDGLTAVEALRAGLPAGTVSGAPKVRAMEVIDEIEPHKRGPYGGAVGYIDFTGNMDTCIALRTLVMHDGVIYVQAGAGIVADSVPKLEYEETLNKARALLKAIHIAETQLQR, encoded by the coding sequence ATGCCAGTTGTTAACCATCCCTCCGCCGAAGACTTCCGCGAATACGCGACGCAAGCCAGATTTGTGCCCGTTTTTCGGCAACTGACTGCCGATACGCTCACGCCCGTCACAGCGTATCAACGGCTCTGCGACGGCGAGTGGTCGTTTCTGTTTGAAAGTGTTGTCGGTGGCGAACGGATTGGGCGCTACAGCTTTGTCGGTAGTAACCCATTTCTATCCATCACCGCGTGGGACAAGCGAGTTCAAATCCGCACGGCGAATGGCGTGGACAAGGAGTGGGACAGCGAAGATCCGCTAAAGGATCTGGACAAGCTGTTGGAAGACTACAAATGCGTTCCCGTGCTTGGCCTGCCTCGGTTTTGCGGCGGTGCCGTTGGCTTCGCCGGTTATGACGTTATCCGATACACCGAAAATTTGCCCAACGTTCCGGAAGACGACCGCCAACTGCCGGACCTGTGCTTTGCGATGTACGACGGCATGGTGGTGTTCGACCACATTCGCAAAGTCGTGCTCGCCGTTGCGCTGGCGGACACTCAGACGGCAACTCCTGATGAAGCGCGAGCCGCAGCCGAAAAGCGGCTCGAAGAAATCTGCAACCGGCTGGCCGTAGGCAGCGATTCTGTGCAGTTGACGGATATCGATCTCACGATTGAGCCCGAATTGCAAACGGAATCCAATTTCACTCAGTCACACTTCGAAGCCTGCGTGGACAAGTGCCGCGAATACATCAAAGCAGGCGACATTTTCCAGGTTGTGTTCAGTCAGCGTCTGCGACACGAAAGCGAAGCGAAGCCGCTGGACGTGTACCGGTCGTTGAGAATGGTGAACCCCAGCCCGTTTATGTTTCTGGTGAAGACGCCGGAACTGCATCTGGTCGGCAGTTCGCCGGAAATCATGGTGCGAGTCGAAGACGGCGAAACCACCATCCGCCCGCTGGCTGGCACTCGCCCGCGAGGACGGACCGAACAGGAAGACCGCGAACTGGCCGAAGAACTGCTGGCCGACCCCAAAGAACGAGCTGAACACGTGATGCTGATCGACCTGGCTCGCAACGACGTCGGTCGCGTCGCAAAATTCGGGTCGGTCGAATTAAACGATGTGATGGTGGTGGAACGTTACAGCCACGTCATGCACATCACTTCTAACGTAATCGGACAACTCCGCGACGGCCTGACAGCGGTCGAAGCCCTGCGAGCCGGACTGCCAGCGGGCACTGTATCGGGAGCACCCAAGGTTCGAGCGATGGAAGTCATCGACGAAATCGAACCTCACAAACGAGGCCCCTACGGCGGCGCGGTGGGGTACATCGACTTCACCGGCAACATGGACACCTGTATCGCACTGCGAACGCTGGTGATGCACGACGGAGTCATCTACGTTCAGGCGGGTGCCGGAATCGTGGCGGACAGCGTGCCCAAGCTGGAATACGAGGAGACGTTGAACAAAGCTCGAGCGCTGTTGAAAGCCATTCACATCGCAGAAACGCAGTTGCAGCGGTAG
- a CDS encoding sulfite exporter TauE/SafE family protein, whose product MNNLWPIACGHGKRRWVNHSMFEWTLTSILISAAVGSAVGFLSGVFGVGGGFLLVPILNAALGIPMSIAVGSTACYTLGPATTAMLARRPAAGFLQLPLILAGGLLAGVWCGTAALSSLKSAATVSLFGKQVPAVDLMVLSSYAVLMTGIAIMSFVDGLKKVHGPTVRRRGLLSFVPLPPIAVISDLRPSRYSIPLLAWTGLIVGFLSGFLGMSGGLVLVPAAIYLLGLRVHDATTMTIVIVWLVSLQSTFMHALHSHVELKLVVALLICGTIGANIGSQVGMRLQGRQLKLGFGTLVLVAAAIVFARLWMLWR is encoded by the coding sequence GTGAACAACCTGTGGCCGATCGCGTGCGGGCATGGCAAGCGGCGATGGGTTAATCATTCGATGTTTGAATGGACACTCACATCGATTTTGATCTCTGCCGCCGTTGGAAGCGCCGTTGGGTTTCTGTCCGGCGTTTTCGGCGTTGGCGGCGGCTTTCTGCTGGTCCCAATTCTGAACGCAGCGCTGGGCATACCGATGTCAATCGCGGTCGGTTCCACGGCGTGCTACACGCTCGGCCCCGCCACGACTGCAATGTTGGCTCGACGACCGGCCGCCGGCTTTCTGCAGTTGCCCTTGATCCTTGCGGGCGGACTGCTTGCCGGAGTCTGGTGCGGCACGGCGGCGCTCTCAAGCTTGAAGTCAGCGGCTACGGTATCGCTGTTTGGCAAGCAAGTACCGGCCGTCGATCTGATGGTATTATCCAGCTATGCCGTTTTGATGACGGGTATTGCCATCATGTCGTTTGTGGACGGGTTAAAAAAAGTTCACGGCCCCACAGTGCGTCGGCGAGGTTTGCTGAGCTTCGTGCCGCTGCCGCCGATCGCCGTGATTTCTGATTTGCGACCGAGTCGGTATTCGATTCCGCTGCTCGCCTGGACCGGGCTGATCGTCGGCTTTCTGTCTGGCTTCCTTGGAATGAGCGGCGGACTGGTGCTCGTGCCGGCCGCCATTTATCTGCTCGGGCTGCGAGTTCACGATGCCACGACGATGACGATCGTGATCGTGTGGCTGGTGTCGCTGCAATCGACCTTCATGCACGCTTTGCACAGTCATGTTGAGCTGAAATTAGTGGTGGCATTGCTGATTTGCGGCACGATTGGGGCCAACATTGGATCTCAAGTAGGTATGCGATTGCAGGGGCGGCAGCTGAAGTTAGGATTCGGCACTTTGGTTTTAGTGGCGGCCGCGATCGTGTTCGCCAGGTTGTGGATGCTGTGGCGGTAA
- the argH gene encoding argininosuccinate lyase, producing MAKAWGGRFQQETDPRVESFTESISFDSRLFEVDVRGSIAHATMLASVGLISEAERDQICQTLKTIRDEIAAGNFPFQAALEDIHMHIESALIERIGDVGRKLHTGRSRNDQVSTDLKLYVRDAIDELDALLLDVQRAFVGRCEQDAGVVLPGYTHMQRAQPVQAAHYWLAYCEKIQRDRDRLADCRKRVNVCPLGSAALAGTSLPIDREMTAQLLGFDSVAGNSLDVSSDRDYLTEFAFCTSLIATHLSTWCEEWIIWFTTEFGFIKLPDAYTTGSSIMPQKRNPDVLELIRGKTARVMAAVPQLLLLTKSLPMAYNRDLQEDKLAMFAAFDTIKACLELTPAIVAGAELNREQIASRLEDGFLDATALMEYLIKKGVPMRTGHGTVGKLVAKCEAANCRLKDLSLADLQEACELIEEDVYGVLGTENAMKALQSYGSGGEQPVADRVRAWQAAMG from the coding sequence ATGGCAAAGGCATGGGGCGGACGTTTTCAGCAGGAAACAGATCCGCGAGTCGAATCCTTCACAGAATCGATCAGTTTTGACAGTCGCCTGTTCGAAGTCGACGTGCGCGGCTCGATCGCTCACGCCACGATGCTGGCCAGCGTTGGACTCATCAGCGAAGCCGAACGAGATCAGATCTGTCAGACGCTGAAAACCATTCGCGACGAAATCGCAGCGGGTAACTTTCCGTTCCAGGCGGCTCTGGAAGACATCCACATGCACATCGAAAGCGCGCTGATCGAACGGATTGGCGACGTTGGTCGAAAGTTGCATACCGGCCGCAGTCGCAACGATCAGGTGTCGACGGACCTAAAGCTGTACGTTCGTGATGCGATCGATGAACTGGATGCCCTTCTGCTGGACGTGCAGCGAGCCTTTGTCGGACGCTGCGAACAGGATGCGGGCGTCGTTCTGCCCGGTTACACGCATATGCAGCGAGCTCAGCCTGTGCAGGCGGCTCATTACTGGCTGGCGTACTGCGAAAAAATTCAACGTGACCGTGATCGGTTGGCGGATTGCCGCAAGCGAGTCAACGTGTGCCCGTTGGGATCGGCCGCGTTGGCAGGAACATCGTTGCCGATTGATCGCGAAATGACGGCGCAGCTGCTGGGCTTCGATTCCGTCGCTGGCAACAGCCTGGACGTCAGCAGCGATCGCGATTATCTGACTGAGTTTGCCTTCTGCACGTCGTTAATAGCGACTCATTTAAGTACGTGGTGCGAAGAATGGATTATCTGGTTCACCACTGAGTTCGGTTTCATCAAGCTACCGGACGCGTATACGACCGGTTCTTCGATCATGCCTCAAAAACGCAATCCCGACGTGCTGGAATTGATTCGTGGCAAGACGGCTCGCGTGATGGCCGCGGTGCCTCAATTGCTGCTGCTCACGAAAAGTCTTCCCATGGCGTACAATCGCGATTTGCAGGAAGACAAGCTGGCCATGTTTGCGGCCTTCGACACAATCAAAGCGTGCCTGGAATTGACGCCGGCCATCGTCGCTGGCGCGGAACTCAACCGTGAACAAATCGCATCGCGTCTGGAAGACGGCTTCCTGGACGCCACGGCTTTGATGGAATACCTCATCAAAAAGGGTGTTCCCATGCGAACCGGACACGGCACAGTGGGCAAACTGGTCGCCAAGTGCGAAGCGGCGAATTGTCGGCTGAAAGATCTTTCGCTGGCCGACCTGCAAGAAGCGTGCGAGCTGATTGAAGAAGACGTCTATGGCGTTTTGGGGACAGAAAACGCGATGAAGGCGTTGCAAAGTTACGGTTCTGGCGGTGAACAACCTGTGGCCGATCGCGTGCGGGCATGGCAAGCGGCGATGGGTTAA
- the queF gene encoding preQ(1) synthase, protein MAEPSPETLETFENPFPERNYLIETVAPEFTSLCPKTGHPDFGTLTITYIADKLCYELKSLKLYLQEFRNHGAFYEKVTNTILDDLVAVTSPRWMKIEAAFTPRGGIRTTVIVEHGKKPE, encoded by the coding sequence ATGGCGGAACCCAGCCCAGAAACCCTGGAAACTTTCGAGAACCCGTTTCCGGAACGCAACTATCTGATCGAAACTGTTGCTCCCGAATTCACGTCGCTGTGTCCCAAAACAGGACATCCGGATTTCGGAACTCTGACGATTACTTACATCGCTGACAAGCTGTGCTATGAATTGAAGTCGCTGAAATTGTACCTTCAGGAGTTCCGCAACCACGGCGCGTTCTACGAAAAGGTCACAAACACGATTCTGGACGACCTTGTCGCCGTGACCAGTCCGCGATGGATGAAAATTGAAGCGGCGTTCACGCCTCGCGGCGGAATCCGGACCACCGTGATTGTGGAACACGGCAAAAAGCCGGAGTAG